The Rhea pennata isolate bPtePen1 unplaced genomic scaffold, bPtePen1.pri scaffold_46, whole genome shotgun sequence region TGCGCCTGGCGGAGGCCGGAAGGGCCTGGGAGGGCAGAGGCGCCGCCATGGGGGTGAAGCTGGAGATCTTTCGGGTGCGTCAGGcctgggggggcgggggggggggaacagggcctaggggggcagtgggggtgttggggggcaaTAAGGGGGCAATGGGGGTATTGGGGTGGGGGGCAATAAGGGGGGCAGTagggggtgttggggggcaaTAAGGGGGCAATGGGGGTATTGGGGTGGGGGGCAATAAGGGGGGCAGTagggggtgttggggggcaaTAAGGGGGCAATGGGGGGTATTGGGGTGGGGGTAATAAGGGGGCAGTagggggtgttggggggcaaTAAGAGAGCAATGGGGGTATTGGGGTGGGGGGCAATAAGGGGGGCAGTagggggtgttggggggcaaTAAGGGGGCAATGGGGGGTATTGGGGTGGGGGGCAATAAGGGGAGCAGTAGGGGCGTTGGGGGGCAATAAGGGGGCAATGGGGGGTATTGGGGTGGGGGTAATAAGGGGGGCAGTagggggtgttggggggcaaTAAGAGAGCAATGGGGGTATTGGGGTGGGGGCAATAAGGGGGGCAGTagggggtgttggggggcaaTAAGGGGGCAATGGGGGGTATTGGGGTGGGGGGTAATAAGGGGGGCAGTagggggtgttggggggcaaTAAGGGGGCAATGGGGGGTATTGGGGTGGGGGTAATAAGGGGGGCAGTagggggtgttggggggcaaTAAGAGGGCAATGGGGGTATTGGGGTGGGGGGCAATAAGGGGGGCAGTAGGGGGTGTTGGGGGCAATAAGGGGCAATGGGGGGTATTGGGGTGGGGGGCAATAAGGGGAGCAGTagggggtgttggggggcaaTAAGGGGGGTAGTGGGGGgtgttggggtggggggcaaTAAGGGGAGCAGTAGGGGGTGTTGGGGGCAATAAGGGGGCAATGGGGGGTATTGGGGTGGGGAGCAATAAGGGGGGCAGTAGGGGGTGTTGGGGGGGCAATAAGGGGGGCACTTAGGCGGGGGGGGAGAGCGTGGGGGGGCAGTAGCTcgggggggcagtggggggtgTCGCCTGCCACGGGGGTGGCACCTGGGGACATCCTGCCCCAGGGAGGTGACGCCAGGGGACCGAGCTGCCCTGGCGGGtggcacgggggggggggggacgggacaccctgccccggggtgggggtggtCACATCGGGGACATCCCCctgccctggggggggggggggtggtgacATTGGGGACACCCAGCCCGGGCAAGGTGACCccgggggtggggagagggtgggGGTGGGGACCCAGGTgacgtgtcccccccccccgtggtGACCTGtcccccccccgtgtccccccccccagatgTTGCTCTACCTGTCCTTCCCCGTCACCGTGTTCTGGGTGTCCAACCAGGCCGCTTACTTCGAGGAGCACGTGGTGCGCAGGAAGGtgggtgcccggacgcctgggcccctgccgcggccccccccccaccccccctgtggcggggggtggggggaggggcgCTCTGcactccccacccccacccacCCCGCACCCGGACTCCTGGGTCCCCGCTGTGCCAGCGGTTCCCTACGCTGGGGGGCGGCTCCTTGGGACACCCGGACACCTGGGTtcctcggggtggggggggggtctcccggacacctgggccccttgggCAGCAGCGACCCCCCCGCCACTGAccccctctccctcttttttttcccccagaggGAGATTTTTCCGCCGGACGACGCTGACCGGGTAAGGGAGccatggtgggggggggccGTCaccggggcgcccggccccgctgctgtcccctcccccccccccttcctgcAGAGCCCTGGGTGCTGGGTGGGTGCTGGGTGGGTGCTGGGTGAGCGGGTGctgggtgtggggggggggccaACACCCCGCATGGGATCCCCGAGCACCCAAACCgccttgggggggggagggggggtgacACGCTCCTGCCCGGGGCTGTCCCatgtccccgtcccccccccccccccggtgccaCCCTCGGGTGCCCCGGCAGCACCCGAGCCGCGTCGCCGCCTCTCGCCCGCAGCGGAGGCGGATGCAGGAGCTCAagcggcggctgcgggaggCGCACGAGGAGAAGCGGCTCCGGCCCGGCCACGACTGAGCGGCCACGGCGGGGGCCACGGCGGGGGCCACGCGGACCCGGCCCCCACGCTGCCACCTCGGGGGGACACGTGGACCCAGCCCCCACGCTGCCGCCTCGGGGGGCCACGCGGACCCGCCCCCCACGCCGGTCCCCAGCCCCACGCCGGCGCTGGGGCCACGCCGCTGCTTCAGGGGACGCGTGGACGCGGCCCGACGCCGTCACTGCGTGCCGTCACCGTGGCCACGTTGCTGCCTCAGGGGGACGCGTGGACGCGGCCCGACGCCGTCACTGCGTCCTGACGCTGTCACCGAGGCCACGTTGCTGCCTCAGGGGACACGTCGCCACGTCCACGCGTCGTGGGCGCCTCTTGACGTCGTCGCTGGTCCCACGTGAGTGACCAAGGGGACACGTGGACGTGTCCTGATGCCGTCACAGCGTCCCGACGCCGTCGCTGAGGCCACGTTGCTGCATTAGGGGACACGTGGACGCGGCCCGACGCCATCACCGTGTCCTGTCACCATCGCCGAGGCCACGTTGCTGCATTAGGGGCCACGTGGACGCGGCCCGACGCCGTCACCGTGTCCTGTCACCATCGCCGAGGCCACGTTGCTGCCTCAGGGGCCACGTGGACGCGGCCCGATGCCGTCACTGCGTGCCGTCACCGTGGCCACATTGCTGCCTCAGGGGGACGCGTGGACACGGCCAGACGCCGTCACTGAGTCCTGACGCTGTCACCGAGGCCACGTTGCTGCCTCAGGGGACGCGTCGCCACGTCCACGCGTCGTGGGCGCCTCTTGACGTCGTCGCTGGTCCCACGTGAGTGACCAAGGGGACACGTGGACGTGTCTTGATGCCGTCACCGCGTCCCGTCACCATCACCGAGGCCACGTTGCTGCCTCAGGGGACACACGGACGTGGCCCGACGCCGTCGCAGCATCCTGACGCTGTCACCGGGGCCACGTTGCTGCCTCAGGGGCCACGTGGACGTGTCCCGACACCATCACAACGTCCCGATGCCGGGCCCATGACGGTGACGTAGGGGACACGTAGCCACGTCCGCGCATCGTGGGCACCTCTTGACGTCGTCGGTGGCGCCACAGGAGTGACCGACGGGGACACGTGGACGCGGCCCGACGCCGTCACCGCGTCCCGTCGCCGTGGCCACGTCCCGGTGCCGCCGGCGTGGCTGCGACGGTGACCGAGGGGCCATGTGGCCacgcggcggggggggggggggtgacgGAGGGGACGAGTGCGTGGGGCCAGCGGCTGCCTGGGGGCTCCGCGGGGCACCCCGGGGCGTCCCCacgttggggggggggatgggacACGTGGGGTCGCCGCGGTGGCCCCCGGGCCACGATAAACGGTGCTGGCTCCTCGCTGCCGCCTGCGTGTCCCCCGGTGCCGCCGAGGCGCCCCGCGTCCCCAGGCGCCATCCGCCAGCGCCCGTGTCCCTGGGTGCCACCCAGGTGGCCCTCGAGGGCCACCGGGGTGACCTGGGTGTCCGTGTGCCGCCCCCCAGCCCTGGGTGTCCGTGGTGCCACCCAGGCGTCCCGTGTCCCCGAGTGCCACCCACCGACCTGGTGTCCCGTGTCCATGGTGCCACCCACCGACCTGGGTGTCTGTGGTGCCACCCAGGCATCCCATGTCCCCGAGTGCCAGCCACCGACCTGGGTTTCCCGTGTCCCCTGGTGCCACCCAGGTGTCCCGTGTCCCCGAGTGCCACCCACCGACCTGGGTGTCCGTGGTGCCACCCAGGCATCCCATGTCCCCGAGTGCCAGCCACCGACCTGGGTTTCCCGTGTCCCCTGGTGCCACCCAGGTGTCCTGTGTCCCCGAGTGCCACCCACCGACCTGGGTGTCCGTGGTGCCACCCAGGCGTCCTATGTCCCCGAGTGCACCCACCAACCTGGGTGTCCCGTGTCCCCTGGTGCCACCCCaggtgtccccgtgtccccgaGTGCCACGTGCCACCCACCGACCTGGGTGTCCTGTGTTCATGGTGCCACCTAGGTGTCCCACGTCCCTGAGTGCCACCCGCCACCCCTGGTGCCACAGACCACGCAGGCTGGTGCCGGAGAACGGCCAGGAGTTTATTGTGGGGGGGTGACGGGCGCCGGGGGCACCTGGGGACAGCGGGGACCCTGGGGACATCGATGCTGGGgacggcagcgccggggcctCCGTGGCACCCGGGCTCCTCGCTCCGGGGCACTCACTTCTGTGGGGGACACATGGGTCAGGGGGGCGCTGGGGGTCCCTGTCACCCCTGGGTGCTCCCCCCGCAGGGGGGGGTTGagtgggggagggggcagcgaCCCCTTTGCAGGGAccatttgggggggggagaggctCCTGAGCATGGCTGGAGCCCCCCACCCCTGGGTGCTCCCCCACCCTCATTCCTCCCCCCACACCTTTGGGTGCCCCCCGCTCGTGGGTTCCACTCCCAGACCCACCCACCCTTGGGTTCCCACTGATGGGTGCCCCCCCCCGAGTGACCTCCCCTCATCCATGGGTGCTCCCCCTCCCATGGGTGCCCCCCCCAGGGCTGCCTGCACCCATAGATACCCCCTGTCCCCCCCACCCATGGGTGCTCCCCCTCCCATGGGTGCCCCCCAGGGCTGCCTGCACCCATAGATaccccctgccccccacccaTGGGTGCTCCCCCTCCCATGGGTGCCCACCCTGGCTCCCCACATCCATGcatgccccccaccccccacctaTGGGTGCTCCCCCACCCATGGTGCACCCCCACCCATGGGTGCCCACTGGACTCCTGCACCCATGGGTGCTCTCCCTCCCATGGGTGCCCCCCCGGGTTGCCTGCACCCATAGATGCCCCCCCAACCATGGGTGCCCCCCCGACACCCTGCACCCATTGGTGCCCCTCCAGCTCCCCCACCCATGAGCTCCCATGGGTGCCCCCCAGGCTCCCCACACCCATGGGTGCTCCCCCTCCCATGGGTGCCCCTGTCCCCCACACCCATGGGTGCTCCCCGCCCCATCGgtgccccccggctcccccaCCCGTGGGTGCCCCCCCCACCCGTGGGTGCCCCCGTCCCCCCCACCCTTGGGCGGGGGGAAGCCGGGCAGCTGCGCCACGGGCAGGCGCTGATCGTCCATGCGCCGCGCCTGGCTCTgcgccagcagctccagcagcgcCTCCGCGCCTGCGCGCGCCACGCGTcacggccccgccccggccccgccccctcgccccGGGCCACGCCCCtccgccccgggccccgccccgcccgccccgggccaCGCCATCCTGGGCGCCCGACCCCCGtagcgccgccgcgccccgccccctcccccgggccccgccccgccccgagccccgcccatagccccgccccgcgcgcgggaAACGCGCTTCGCCGCGAGGGCCCcgcccccctcgccccgcccctcccACCCCCGATCCCTCGCGCGCGCGCGGGAACCAGAGCCGCgcgcgcagccgccccgcgtggggtgttggggggggggggagggggaggaaaacCCACGTGGCCCCGTGGCCCCGCGggtccaacccccccccccccccgccaccccgcACGCCGCGTCCCTGGGGTGCCGCGCGCgtgccccgcccccgcccgcccccacCCCACGCGTGGCGCGCGGCGTGGGGCGCTCACCGtccgcgggcgccggcggcaggCTGCAGCGCTGCTGCTCCAGGCGGCTGCCCTGCACCGAGCTGAGCAGCGCGAAGAAGCCGGCCTGCTCCGGCGGCTCCGCCTGCGGCACCCGCCACCCACGCGTTGGcctccgcgccccccccccccacctttggGTGCCCAATGTaagggggggcccaggcgtccgggatcCCCACCCACAGGGCGCTCAGGCCTCCGCCCTCTCCGCCTCTGGGTGCCCAACCTAAGGgtggggggcccaggcgtccgggatcCCCACCCACGGGGCACCCAGGTGTCCACactccctgccccccccactGTTGGGTGCCCAACCTAGGGgtggggggcccaggcgtccgggacccCCACCCACGGGGCACCCAGGTGTCCatgctccctcccccccccactgTTGGGTGCCCAACGTAGGGgtggggggcccaggcgtccgggactCCCACCCATGGGGCACCCAGGCCTCCGcgttacccccccccccactgttGGGTGCCCAACCTAGGGgtggggggcccaggcgtccgagacCCCCACCCACGGGGCGCCTGGGCCTCCGCGCTCCCCACCTTTGGGTGCCCAACGTAGGGgtggggggcccaggcgtccgggacccCCACCCACGGGGCACCCAGGCCTCCgtgcccccccctcccccaccaccaccgctGGGTGCCCAACCTAGGCgtggggggcccaggcatccgggccccctccccacctgcacacaactccccccccccccccgcagcacccatgggtgcccccTCTCACCTCGCTGGCCGGGTTGGAGCCCGGCGCCGGCTCCTTCTGGGCCCCGtcgccgccgggcagcgcggccaTGGCGTggggcggctgggggggggggggcgagcaCACGCCAAGCACACGCCAAGCACACGCCAAGGCCCCGCCGAGCCCTTTATagccccccgtcccccccccacccaccaccacccccccccggcaccctcAGCCCGAGCCGGATTATCCGGATCATTCTGCACCCGCGCTGCgaggggggggggcagcaccCGCTGGCACccggaggtggggggggggctgggggtgcgTGGGTGCTTCGAGGCACCCCGAGGGGTGCACTGGGGTGTGTatgggtgctgtggggtgcgTGGGtgcagcggcgggggggggggtgtgcaTGGGTGCTTTGGGGTGTGCGTGGGTGCTCCAGAGTGGGGTGCAGGGGTGCTTTGGGGTGCCCTGGGGTGCGCGTGGGTGCTTTGGGGGTGCACAAGGAGTGCGCGTGGGTGCACTGGGGTGTGCGTGGGTGCTCCAGAGTGGGTGCTCCACTGGGGGGGGCACATGGGTGCTTTGGGGTGCCCTGGGGCACGCGTGGGTACATCAAGGTGTCCATGGGTGCATTGGGCTGTGCGTGGGTGCACCTAGGTGTGCACACTGTGGGGGGGGACCCATGGGTGCTGGGGTGGGCGCTGtgggtgctggggaggggagcaggggtgctggggggggccCACGGCTGCTGGGGGAGTTACAGGGACCCACGGGGTCCTatgggtgctggggggggtACAGGAACCcatgggtgctgggggggggttATGGAGACCCACgggtgctggggggggaggggtgtcACAGGAGCTGGGCggggggggtgccggggggtggggtgggtggTGCCTGTGGGTGCCCCCAATCCCCCGCTGGCAGCCGGGCGCAATTATCCAAATGGCCGTTAATTGCGCCCTAattcctgccccccccccccctcttccccggacgcctgggccccttgccCGGGAagtgggggcggggggggaggggagcgccggatgcctgggtccctccGCCAGCTGCCACGGGGCAGGGGGGGGGGTGtgtccccggacgcctgggccccattgtgccccccccttcccctccgcccggacgcctgggcccttcaGCTGGCAGCGAGGCAGGATGGGTGCTGGAGGCATTTATTGAGGGGGGCCACCCCTGggtgctgtgtgtggggggggggtctcacACATccctgggtgctggggggggtATGTGGGGGTCACAGACACccctgggtgctgggggggggtcaCAGACACCCCAGAGTGCTGGGGGGGCTGCAGAGGGGTCCGTGACACccctgggtgctggggggggggtcagtgACACCACTGGGTGCTGGTGGGTGCGGGGGGGTCCGTGACCCCccctgggtgctggggagggggtCACAGACACCCCCGGGTGCtggggggtgcgggggggggcgTGACCCCCCTGGGTGCAAGGGGGGGGGTCACTGACACCCCCGGGTGCTGGGGGGGTCTCAGGCCTCGGGGGGCAGCGGCTGGTCCAGGCTCTCCACCGCCTCCAGGAAGCTCCGCGGCGTCAGGATGTGGCTGGAGcctggggggacacggggacacggTGACACGGGGGGGACACGATGACACCGAGGGGGACACGGGGAtacggggacacgggggggacacggggacactggggggacacggggacatggTGACACTGGGGGGGGCATGGTGACACCGGGGGGGACACAGAGACATGGGGGGGACACCgggggggacacagggacatgggggggacacggggagaCAGGGACATGGAGGGGAGAGGACGGGACACAGTGACACTGGAGACACCACGGGGGACACGGTGACACCAGGGAGGTGGcgcagggggcccaggcgtccgggcggggtGATGCTGGGGGcggcagggggggggggggtggctcagggggcccaggcgtccgggcggggtgatgctgggggcggcgggggggggggtgtggctcagggggcccaggcgtccgggcggggtGATGCTGGGGGtggcagggggggggggggtggctcagggggcccaggcgtccgggcggggtgatgctgggggcggcgggggggggggggggtggctcagggggcccaggcgtccgggcggggtGATGCTGGGGGtggcaggggggggggggtggctcagggggcccaggcgtccgggcagggTGAtgctgggggcggcggggggcgggggggtggctcagggggcccaggcgtccgggtggggtgatgctgggggtggcgggggggggggtggcgcagggggcccaggcgtccgggcggggtGATGctgggggtggcgggggggggggggtggcgcagggggcccaggcgtccgggcggggtGATGctgggggtggcggggggggggaggtggctcagggggcccaggcgtccgggcggggtGATGCTGGGGGtggcagggggcgggggggggggtggctcagggggcccaggcgtccgggcgctcACCCAGCAGGacgggggcgccgggccccaGCTCGTAGGCGCAGCGGGTCTCGGCCAgcgccgcccccccccagcAGGAAGAGCAGCACCCGCGGGCCCTCCGCCGGGCACCCCGGGGTGCCCCGGCCCCGGTGCCACTGCCCGaagcgggcgctgccggcgcggaGCCACCGGTCACACCCAGTATCCCCCCGTTACCCCCCCCACAGTGCCCCCTTTACTCCCCCAGTACCTCCCAGTTACCCCCAGTATCCCCCCGTTACCCCCCCCACAGTGCCCCCTTTACCCCCCAGTACCTCCCAGTTACCCCCAGTATCCCCCAGTTACCCCCCAGAGTTCCCCTTTTACCCCCCAGTACCTCCCAGTTAGCTCCAGTCTTCCCCAGTTACCCCCAGGGCCCCTTTTACCCCCCCCAGTATCTCCCAGTTAGCTCCGGTCTCTCCCTGTTACCCCCCAGCACCCCCTTTGCCCCCCAGTATCTCCCAGTTAGCTCCAGTCTTCCCCAGTTCCCCttcccagtccccccagtcaGCTCCAGCctcccccagttcccccccagtcccccccagtCAGCTCCAGTccccccccagtccccccccccagtcGGCTCCAGTGCCCCCAGTCCCCACCTGACGGCGccctgggtgctggggggggccgcggggggggtCACGTAGGGCCACTGCTCGGGGTCCAGCCGGTCCTCCAGGGCGTCCTGCACCcatgggtggggggggggctcgtCACCCCTCTCAcctgtgtcccccccccccggagggTTCCCTGTCCCCactgtgtccccccccccctcccgcggGTCCCgtcctgtcccccccccccggggggcaCCCGGAGGGTCCCTCATGACCCCccatccccgtgtcccccccgtCCCTCGTGTCCCCATGTCCTTGTCCCCCATGTCCATGTCCCTTTCctgtgtccccgtgtcccccccgtcccccatgtccccacgtcccccccatccccacgtccccccgtccccgtgtccccacatccccccgtccccacgtccccccgTCTcgtcccccatgtcccccatgtcctAATAtccccgtgtccccatgtcccccgtgtccccatgtccctgtgccccatccctgtgtccccgtgtcccccatgtccccacgtCCCCCGTCCCCACGTCCGCCCATCCcatcccccatgtcccccatgtccctTGCAGCCCcctgtccctgtgtccccatgtcccccatgtcctTATGTCCCCGTGTcctgtcccccatgtccccatgtccctgtcccctgtgtccccatgtccccatgtccccacgtccctgtcccccatgtccccatgtcctttgcagccccatgtccccatgtccccctgtTCCCTGTGTCCCCACGTCcctgtcccccatgtccccacgtCCCTTGCagccccatgtccccatgtcccccatgtccccatgtccccacatccctgtcccccatgtccccatgtcccttGCAGCCccatgtccctgtgtccccctgccccccgtgtccccgtgtccctgtcccccgtgtccccacgtccctgtcccccatgtccccacgtCCCTTGCAGccccgtgtccccatgtccctgtcccccgtgtccccacgtccctgtgtcccccctgccccccgtGTCCCCGCGTCCctgtcccccgtgtccccacgtcCCTTGCAGCCCCGTGTCCCCACGTCcctgtccccccaccccctgtgtccccacgtccctgtgtccccccccgccccccgtgtcccccccccgtgccccccgcCGTCCCCGCACCTCCAGGACGCCCTTCACGGCCGGGCTCCACCGGGACAGCTCGTAGGTGGCCTGGGGCCGCTCCCGCACCTCGGGGCGCAGCCGCCCAccctgcgcggcgccgggggggggggttgcgACGGGTGGggggcccggcgctgccgctcGGGGTCCCCACGGGGGCGGGGGGCCAAGGGGTGGCCATGGGTGTCCAAGGGGGGCCCCACGGGGGCGGGGGGCCCAGGGGTGGCCATGGGTGTCCAAAGGGTCCCCATGGGGGCAGGGTGCCCAGGACGTGGCCATGGGTGTCCAAAGGGTCCCCATGGGCGCCGGGGGCCCAGGACGTGGCCATGGGTGTCCAAGGGGGGCCCCACGGGGGCAGGGGGCCCAGGGGTGGCCATGGGTGTCCAAGGGGGGCCCCATGGGTGCAGGGGGCCCAGGACGTGGCCATGGGTGTCCAAGGGGGGCCCCACGGGGGCAGGGGGCCCAGGGGTGGCCATGGGTGTCCAAGGGGGGCCCCATGGGTGCAGGGTGCCCAGGACATGGCCACGGGTGTCCAAGGGGGGCCCCATGGGTGCAGGGGGCCAGGACATGGCCATGGGTGTCCAAGGGGGGCCCCATTTGTGCAGGGTGCCCAGGAGGTGGCCATGGATGTTCAAAGGGGTCCCTGAGGGTGCAGGGGGCCCATGGGTGCCCACGTGGCTGTGAGGGTCCCATGGATGCCCAGGTGGGTGCAGGGGTCCCGTGGGTGCCCAGCCGGGTGCGAGGGTCCCGTGGCTGTTCACACAAGTGCAAGGGTCTCATGGGTGCCCATGGGTGCCCAGATGGGTGCAAGGGTCACATGGGCGCACATATGGGTGCAGGGGTCCCATGGGTGTCCATGCAAGTGCCCAGGTGGCTGCAGGGGTCCTGGGGGTGCCCACGTGGCTGCGAGGGTCCCATGGGTGCCCATGTGGGTGCAGGGGTCCCACAGGTGCCCATCTGGGCGCAGGGGTCCCGTGAGTGCCCACAGGTGCCCAGGTGGGCCAGGTGGTCCCATGGGTGCTCCGGGGTGCCTGGCAGGGGGTGGGTGCCTTACCCCAGGCGTGAGGGGGGCACCCAGGAGCTGGAAGTTGGGCAGCACCCGCTGCTGCGCCGCAGGGACGTTGGCATGTTGCACCAGCTTGGCCAGGTTCTCCTCGCTCACCCCTGCGCCCGCCACACCCGCTGTCACCCGCTGTCACCCACGGGTGACCCACCCCGTGGTCCTCCCCCCCATCCCTGACACCCAAAGGtgcccctccgcccccccccccccaccaggcCCCCAGTGGGAGTGCCCCAGGGTCCCCCTGATGGTGACACCCCATGGGGATATCCCGGACATgggtgacccccccccccccggggaccccTCAGGCTGGAGACTCCTTGACCCCCGTGTCCCGGCACGGGGTCCCACGGCACCCCACGCCCCACGGCACCCGTGACCCGCGTCCCTCGGCACCCCCCCAACCCGCGTCCCCCTGGTACCTCCCAACCTGCGTCACCTGGCTTGGGTTCCCCTGTCCCCCTTGTGTCCCCTTGTCCCCTGGCACCCTATAACCCGTGACCCCTGGCTGCCCATGaccccgtgtccccccccccccggtgtcCTCTCGGGTCGCCCGCCAgcccccgtccccgtccccgtcaCCGTTCTTGAGGAGGACGTAGAGCAGGATGACGCGCAGCTTGTCGTAGGGGTCCACAGCCGGGTCCAGCAGGACGGGCACCATCACCTTCATGGGGTCCTTCACCTTCTCGCCCTCGGCGTCCGTCCCCATGGCCAGGTCCTGCGTCACAGCCAGCGTCACCAGGCCACGGCCCGCGTCACTGGGGACGGCTCGTGACACCAGGCGTGGCCCACGTCACTGGAGATGGCCTGCGTCACCAGCGATGGTCCCCCCTAGGCTTTCTGCCGCGGTTGTCCCCATGGCCAGGTCTtgcatggggacagggatggtCCGTGTCACCAGGCATGGCCTTTGTCACCAGGGATGGACCCCTAGACCTCCTTCCCTGACCATCTCCATGGCCAGGTCCTACACGCGGGACAGGGACAGGATGGCCACCAAGGACGGCCCGTGTCACCAAGGGTGGCCTGTGTCACCAGGGACGGTCCCCTAGACCTCCTCCCCTGACCATCTCCACGGCCAGGTCCTACATGCGGGACAGGGACAGGATGGCCACCAAGCACGGCCCGTGTCACCAAGGGTGGCCCGTGTCACCAGGGATGGACCCCTAGACCTCCTTCCCTGACCATCTCCATGGCCAGGTCCTACACGCGGGACAGGGACAGGATGGCCACCAAGGACGGCCCGTGTCACCAAGGGTGGCCCGTGTCACCAAGGATGGACCCCTAGACCTCCTTCCCTG contains the following coding sequences:
- the LOC134154840 gene encoding protein PET100 homolog, mitochondrial; its protein translation is MGVKLEIFRMLLYLSFPVTVFWVSNQAAYFEEHVVRRKREIFPPDDADRRRRMQELKRRLREAHEEKRLRPGHD
- the PCP2 gene encoding Purkinje cell protein 2 homolog; the protein is MAALPGGDGAQKEPAPGSNPASEAEPPEQAGFFALLSSVQGSRLEQQRCSLPPAPADGAEALLELLAQSQARRMDDQRLPVAQLPGFPPPKEVSAPERGARVPRRPRRCRPQHRCPQGPRCPQVPPAPVTPPQ